In Streptomyces capitiformicae, one genomic interval encodes:
- a CDS encoding GTP-binding protein, with the protein MQKGLLSVVAGNTPDIRGVGVEQLLRLSPRAVLLAVSIQGQETGYPIVQRFLSSVDASVREATWGATGDPVVILRQDLMSLRRCSGPVHVVLALPGDVDVLPFLVELWRARVASGSLGDYYEPAPVVVGVEPSSFMVDVGCVHQAVRLWSGCERGEALSPAEAAVRQVEAADVLLVPAPAGGDSEQASAAAALASQLNPRARLVTPLDIDGAGPELPASLVRAAPPGAEAEWQARLEPVTVPSTRYGAGRGVETVLWRARRPLHPGRLADALPTAMRGVVRGRGHLWLCSRPGSVVTWRSAGAHLELREADRWLEPADARAWQAASPQRRALASWFWDDYYGERRNEITLTGTSLDGPAIRSALDAALLTDAELSLGQEGWTTVPDPLLGSAGTR; encoded by the coding sequence GTGCAGAAGGGCCTGTTGAGCGTGGTCGCCGGCAACACCCCCGACATCCGCGGCGTCGGAGTCGAGCAGTTGCTGCGGCTGTCTCCGCGCGCCGTGCTGCTGGCCGTGTCGATCCAGGGCCAGGAGACGGGGTACCCGATCGTCCAGCGTTTCCTGTCGAGCGTCGACGCGTCCGTGCGGGAGGCAACCTGGGGGGCGACGGGAGATCCTGTGGTGATTCTCCGTCAGGACTTGATGTCTCTACGGCGCTGTTCGGGCCCGGTGCACGTGGTTCTCGCCCTGCCCGGGGACGTCGATGTCCTGCCGTTCCTGGTGGAGTTGTGGCGTGCCCGCGTGGCGAGCGGCTCGCTGGGGGACTACTACGAGCCGGCACCCGTGGTGGTCGGAGTCGAGCCGTCGTCATTCATGGTGGACGTAGGTTGCGTTCATCAGGCGGTACGGCTGTGGAGCGGGTGCGAGCGCGGTGAGGCCCTGAGCCCGGCCGAGGCCGCCGTTCGCCAGGTGGAGGCGGCGGACGTACTGCTCGTGCCGGCTCCTGCGGGCGGCGACAGCGAACAGGCGTCTGCCGCAGCCGCGTTGGCCTCCCAGCTCAACCCACGTGCCCGCCTCGTAACACCTTTGGACATTGACGGAGCCGGACCCGAGCTGCCGGCCTCGCTCGTCCGGGCCGCGCCTCCTGGCGCCGAGGCCGAGTGGCAGGCGCGACTGGAGCCGGTGACGGTTCCCTCTACGCGATACGGCGCCGGCCGAGGAGTGGAGACGGTGCTCTGGCGGGCCCGCCGCCCCCTGCACCCCGGGCGGCTGGCGGACGCGCTCCCCACCGCGATGCGCGGTGTTGTCCGCGGCCGAGGCCACCTGTGGCTGTGCAGCCGTCCCGGCTCCGTCGTGACCTGGCGTTCGGCCGGGGCCCACCTGGAGTTGAGGGAGGCAGACCGCTGGCTGGAGCCGGCGGACGCGCGCGCCTGGCAGGCAGCTTCCCCGCAGCGGCGCGCCCTCGCCTCCTGGTTCTGGGACGACTACTACGGCGAACGCCGCAACGAGATCACCCTGACCGGAACCAGCCTCGACGGCCCGGCGATCCGCTCCGCACTGGACGCGGCCCTGCTCACCGACGCCGAGCTGTCCCTGGGCCAGGAGGGCTGGACTACGGTCCCGGACCCGCTCCTCGGCAGTGCCGGTACCCGGTGA
- a CDS encoding class I SAM-dependent methyltransferase — translation MDPYERSAEYLDLMIAGTWQSLGPALAEALQQVKAGPGPVVDVGAGTGRGVQVICSALPGDDPVLAVEPSSAMRAVLLARVHDDPELRERVTVLAEDAAHASLPDGLRAMVAMNVLGHLPPAERRALWASASRRLAPGGALIVSVTPPFAPEQVPRTRMASAAVGALHYEGWATAEPSGEDEITWRMDYRVLRDGMPLSEVTVDYRWWVASENRLAEEAAEAGLDMRLVGKPDVGLHLLTRTGE, via the coding sequence TTGGATCCGTACGAACGCTCGGCCGAGTACCTCGACCTCATGATCGCCGGGACGTGGCAGTCCCTTGGCCCGGCGCTGGCCGAAGCGCTCCAGCAGGTGAAGGCGGGGCCCGGACCGGTAGTCGATGTCGGGGCTGGTACCGGCCGGGGAGTCCAGGTGATCTGCTCCGCGCTTCCGGGAGACGACCCTGTGTTGGCTGTCGAGCCCTCTTCCGCCATGCGTGCCGTGCTGCTGGCGCGCGTCCACGATGACCCTGAACTGCGCGAGCGGGTCACGGTGCTGGCGGAGGATGCCGCACATGCCTCGCTCCCTGACGGCCTGCGCGCGATGGTCGCGATGAACGTGCTGGGACACCTGCCGCCGGCCGAGCGGCGGGCCCTGTGGGCGAGCGCCTCACGCCGACTCGCACCCGGCGGCGCACTCATCGTCAGTGTCACTCCGCCCTTCGCGCCCGAGCAGGTTCCGCGCACCCGGATGGCTTCGGCGGCCGTGGGCGCCCTCCACTACGAGGGGTGGGCCACCGCGGAGCCCTCGGGGGAGGACGAGATCACCTGGCGCATGGACTACCGCGTCCTGCGGGACGGTATGCCGCTGTCCGAGGTCACGGTCGACTACCGCTGGTGGGTGGCGAGCGAGAACAGGCTGGCCGAGGAGGCCGCCGAAGCCGGGCTGGACATGCGGCTCGTAGGGAAGCCCGATGTCGGGCTGCACCTCCTCACGCGCACGGGTGAGTAA
- a CDS encoding VOC family protein: MEIDHVVLAARTRADAEQVLSRAGLGIARGRTIPGLGLSNLVVPLRHGQLLEIHYPNGEAPAPGAPPLLEFDKEALAAHPSVPLVPMAWLVAVEDEQRLRDLAAANEMSVVEVPAEGPGYPPYTLAGFGQNFDRRFLPCLIHWSQGHAVLSAAHRRQPVGITGIEVAGPADVIEGWCGVKPNGLHTVPGTAGPLRVEVGFEDGEPLMLGLAE; this comes from the coding sequence ATGGAGATTGATCACGTCGTGCTGGCCGCCCGGACCAGGGCCGACGCCGAGCAGGTGCTCAGCCGGGCCGGTCTGGGTATCGCCCGCGGCCGGACCATTCCGGGTCTCGGACTGTCCAACCTCGTCGTACCACTGCGGCATGGCCAGTTGCTGGAGATCCACTATCCGAACGGTGAGGCTCCCGCGCCCGGCGCCCCGCCGCTGCTGGAGTTCGATAAGGAAGCCCTTGCCGCGCATCCCTCAGTGCCTCTCGTCCCGATGGCATGGCTGGTGGCGGTCGAGGACGAGCAGCGGCTGCGCGACCTTGCCGCCGCGAACGAGATGTCCGTGGTCGAGGTGCCCGCGGAGGGCCCGGGCTATCCGCCCTACACGCTTGCCGGCTTCGGCCAGAACTTCGACCGGCGCTTCCTGCCGTGCCTCATCCACTGGTCGCAAGGCCATGCTGTCCTCAGTGCCGCGCACCGCCGACAACCGGTGGGCATCACCGGCATCGAGGTGGCCGGCCCGGCCGACGTCATCGAAGGCTGGTGTGGAGTAAAGCCCAACGGCCTGCACACCGTGCCCGGCACCGCGGGTCCCCTACGGGTGGAGGTCGGCTTCGAGGACGGGGAGCCCCTCATGTTGGGCCTTGCCGAGTAG
- a CDS encoding cytochrome P450 family protein, whose product MIAGILGAPAKDLDFFSSTCAPIASTVDSREEIGAAYAAMSAYLDRLITAKEEEPGEDLLGRVIRRHLTAGTLDHSELVAVAQLLIAAGPRYDVEHDRPCLHDASAPRSPADAAEIGFRDDSFVHGLLTLLVAR is encoded by the coding sequence ATGATCGCCGGCATCCTCGGTGCTCCGGCGAAGGATCTCGACTTCTTCAGCAGCACATGCGCGCCCATCGCCTCCACCGTTGACAGTCGGGAAGAGATCGGCGCCGCCTACGCGGCGATGTCCGCCTACCTGGACCGTCTCATCACGGCGAAGGAGGAGGAACCTGGCGAGGACCTGCTCGGCCGTGTGATCCGACGTCATCTCACCGCCGGGACACTGGACCACAGTGAGCTCGTCGCCGTCGCCCAGCTGCTCATCGCCGCAGGTCCTCGATACGATGTCGAACATGATCGGCCTTGCCTGCACGACGCTTCTGCGCCGCGCAGCCCTGCGGATGCGGCAGAAATCGGCTTCCGGGACGACAGCTTCGTCCATGGCCTCCTGACACTGCTGGTTGCCCGGTAG
- a CDS encoding phage baseplate assembly protein V, translating to MNQYFGKYRGKVSNNADPMVRGRLQVSCPDVLGDATALWAMPSVPYAGPGVGLLAVPPIGADVWVEFEGGDPALPIWGGCFWGSGQAPGAGPTTKVFKTDGLSLTVNDLPGSGGVTLVVGPPAVSTPLTISLTAAGIELSNGAASVKLTAASVSVNDGALEVI from the coding sequence ATGAACCAGTACTTCGGCAAGTACCGGGGCAAGGTCAGCAACAACGCCGACCCGATGGTGCGGGGCCGCCTCCAGGTCAGCTGCCCCGATGTGCTCGGCGACGCGACAGCCCTGTGGGCGATGCCCAGCGTGCCGTACGCCGGGCCAGGCGTCGGTCTGCTCGCCGTCCCCCCGATCGGCGCCGATGTCTGGGTCGAGTTCGAGGGCGGCGACCCGGCTCTGCCGATCTGGGGCGGCTGCTTCTGGGGAAGCGGCCAGGCACCCGGCGCCGGCCCCACCACCAAGGTGTTCAAGACCGACGGACTGAGCCTCACGGTCAACGACCTGCCGGGATCGGGTGGTGTGACCCTGGTGGTCGGACCACCCGCGGTCTCCACGCCGCTGACCATCTCCCTGACGGCCGCCGGAATCGAACTGTCCAACGGAGCCGCGAGCGTCAAGCTGACCGCAGCCTCCGTATCGGTCAACGACGGTGCCCTGGAGGTCATCTGA
- a CDS encoding non-ribosomal peptide synthetase: MSQLVPAEDTLASTIECIGEVLGIQSDLITPDTPLSALGLESFTAVRLRRRIRERTDADLPLTTFLNGATAQDIANRLAAEVREAPAQEQAGRPEEQAAPGGTQAPAFTGSPQDDGGPFPLTPIQASYFVGRQEGLPLGGVATFYYYEYDRVAGDPLADLGRLEAAWNRLIEHHPMLRMTVDERGRQRILADVGPYRIGTTDLRNASPDDADLSLSRLRHERSHQVRPTGTWPLFDIHAALLPDGRTRLHIGVDVLITDLAGWMLLMRQWGRLVTDPTAQLPVPETDFAHMQRARTTDPEWSARRARDRAYWSERAPRLPDAPRLPVLREAEDTTPPRFVRSAAALDAPTWAAVRARSAEFGVTPTATLLAAFAALLGRWGAGDRICLNTTLFDRPETSGEAADAVGDFTTTALVGTPPFKPGRWEGFAGYAAEVNRCFWEDLDHRSVSGVEVLRDHVPARSSDTAPAPRYPVVFTSGVGLCGDDEPPAAWIGEEVYGISQTPQVLLDHIVWDEGGRLRLAWDWVDGAFPAGYVQALLDAHVRLLSRLAESAAWRDPALGWDPTFRPEEPLDVAPFPDAGPLLHAPVQEAARRYSQRPALHGASGAVTHGRLAENAAATAALLTAHQAGPGDLVAVACEKGVAQITAVLGVSAAGAGYLPIEPTWPDARVAAVCERAGVRHALVGRGVKIAWPPGVTVHRLTATGRPARRAASDDLVAAKTPSPDDLAYTIFTSGSTGSPKGVEIQHRAARTTIDDIVDRFGIGADDRVLALSALSFDLSVFDIYGVLGAGGSLVLPDPARQRDPQHWLEQAGRHGVTVWNTAPALLEMLVEYAELEPEAAAEALRSLRLVMLSGDWIPLTLPERLRRLAPQAEFMSLGGATEASIWSITYPVENTDPNWRSIPYGRALRGQSFHVLDEQGAPCPVGEAGELFIGGDGLARGYAGDSVQTAERFAIHPVLGQRLYRTGDLGRWTVDGTIEFLGRADRQVKIRGHRIELGEIESVLSRHPGVRQCVASSVRGPDGRPRLVAHLSPKGTAQAPSPEDLAAALRERLPEYMIPSRFVVLDQLPVTANGKIDHAALPSPYRGQEVRSAGRPETAEPAVAAEPRSAADVPSEEAGTEWAAIALDEAAALGLEAAIVLRPGVLPPDQALEATAYWLRRVRQLPGSSRLEPRIAAGGLAEIVQRPAAPGTAVAGPVPSPGATASIAPADPVRDATVSVPPVAHHADPVRDQAVLDDVTSVFADLTGSPVQADSTFAALGATSLTLVLAHRRLCQGIAPRLALGDMFAHADVGSLAARISELHRRTPGAQPGTVEAPAGGGPRHTAPSDTGTADLVTQTRRASRVAARALARETAG; the protein is encoded by the coding sequence ATGAGTCAGCTCGTCCCTGCCGAAGACACCCTCGCAAGCACCATCGAATGTATCGGCGAAGTCCTCGGCATACAGAGCGACTTGATCACGCCGGACACACCCTTGTCGGCTCTGGGACTCGAGTCGTTCACCGCTGTGCGGCTGCGGCGCCGGATCCGCGAGCGCACCGATGCCGATCTTCCCCTCACGACCTTCCTCAACGGCGCCACGGCTCAGGACATCGCGAACCGGCTCGCCGCCGAAGTGCGGGAGGCACCTGCTCAAGAACAGGCTGGGAGACCGGAGGAGCAAGCAGCGCCGGGCGGCACGCAGGCCCCCGCCTTCACCGGAAGTCCGCAGGACGACGGCGGGCCCTTCCCCCTGACGCCCATTCAGGCGTCGTACTTCGTCGGCCGGCAGGAAGGGCTGCCCCTCGGAGGGGTGGCCACCTTCTACTACTACGAGTACGACCGCGTCGCCGGGGACCCCCTCGCGGATCTCGGGCGCCTCGAAGCAGCCTGGAACCGGCTGATCGAGCACCACCCGATGCTCCGTATGACCGTGGACGAACGCGGACGGCAGCGGATCCTCGCCGATGTCGGGCCCTACCGGATCGGCACCACCGACCTGCGGAACGCCTCCCCGGACGACGCCGACCTCTCACTGTCCCGCCTTCGCCACGAGCGCTCGCACCAGGTGAGGCCGACCGGAACCTGGCCGCTCTTCGACATCCACGCGGCGCTGCTGCCGGACGGCAGGACACGGCTTCACATCGGCGTGGACGTGCTCATCACCGATCTCGCGGGCTGGATGCTCCTGATGCGTCAGTGGGGTCGGCTCGTCACGGATCCCACCGCGCAACTGCCGGTTCCGGAAACGGACTTCGCGCACATGCAGCGGGCCCGTACGACCGATCCGGAATGGTCCGCACGGCGGGCACGCGACCGTGCCTACTGGTCCGAGCGCGCTCCCCGACTCCCCGATGCCCCGCGCCTTCCTGTGCTGCGCGAGGCGGAGGACACCACGCCTCCCCGGTTCGTCCGGAGTGCTGCGGCCCTCGACGCGCCGACGTGGGCCGCCGTCCGTGCCCGCAGCGCGGAATTCGGCGTCACGCCGACCGCCACCCTGCTCGCCGCCTTCGCCGCCCTGCTGGGCCGCTGGGGAGCCGGTGACCGAATATGCCTCAACACCACCCTGTTCGACCGGCCCGAGACATCGGGTGAGGCGGCTGACGCGGTGGGCGACTTCACCACGACCGCCCTCGTGGGCACACCTCCCTTCAAACCCGGCCGCTGGGAAGGGTTCGCGGGCTACGCCGCGGAGGTCAACCGATGTTTCTGGGAAGACCTGGACCACCGTTCCGTCTCCGGGGTGGAGGTGCTCAGGGACCACGTCCCCGCACGGAGCTCCGACACCGCCCCCGCTCCCCGTTACCCGGTGGTGTTCACCAGTGGGGTGGGCCTCTGCGGTGACGACGAGCCGCCCGCCGCGTGGATCGGCGAAGAGGTCTACGGCATCTCCCAGACTCCTCAGGTTCTCCTGGACCACATCGTGTGGGACGAGGGCGGCCGGCTCCGGCTCGCCTGGGACTGGGTCGACGGCGCGTTCCCGGCCGGTTACGTACAGGCGCTGCTCGACGCCCATGTCCGGCTGCTGAGCAGACTGGCGGAGAGCGCCGCATGGCGGGACCCGGCACTGGGCTGGGACCCGACCTTCCGTCCCGAGGAGCCCCTCGACGTCGCGCCCTTCCCCGACGCGGGCCCTCTGCTGCACGCGCCGGTGCAGGAAGCCGCCCGACGGTACTCGCAGCGACCCGCCCTGCACGGGGCCTCCGGTGCCGTCACGCACGGCCGGCTCGCGGAGAACGCCGCCGCCACGGCCGCGCTCCTGACCGCCCATCAGGCCGGGCCCGGTGATCTCGTGGCCGTGGCCTGCGAGAAGGGCGTCGCGCAGATCACGGCAGTCCTCGGGGTCAGCGCCGCCGGGGCGGGCTACCTGCCCATCGAGCCCACGTGGCCCGACGCCCGGGTCGCCGCCGTCTGCGAACGGGCCGGTGTCCGGCACGCGCTGGTCGGCCGCGGGGTGAAGATCGCCTGGCCGCCGGGTGTCACCGTGCATCGCCTGACCGCCACGGGCAGGCCCGCACGCCGTGCCGCCTCCGACGACCTCGTGGCCGCCAAGACGCCGAGCCCGGACGACCTCGCCTACACGATCTTCACCTCCGGCTCCACGGGCAGCCCGAAGGGTGTCGAGATCCAGCACCGCGCGGCCCGCACCACCATCGACGACATCGTGGACCGGTTCGGCATCGGCGCCGACGACCGCGTACTCGCCCTGTCCGCCCTCAGTTTCGACCTCTCGGTCTTCGACATCTACGGAGTCCTGGGCGCCGGCGGCTCCCTGGTACTCCCCGACCCCGCCCGGCAGCGTGACCCGCAGCACTGGCTGGAGCAGGCGGGACGTCACGGCGTCACCGTGTGGAACACCGCCCCAGCCCTGCTGGAGATGCTGGTCGAGTACGCGGAGCTGGAACCGGAAGCGGCCGCCGAGGCCCTGCGCAGCCTGCGCCTGGTGATGCTGTCCGGCGACTGGATCCCCCTGACTCTGCCCGAGCGGCTGCGCAGACTCGCCCCGCAGGCCGAGTTCATGAGCCTGGGCGGCGCCACCGAGGCGTCGATCTGGTCCATCACCTACCCCGTGGAGAACACCGACCCGAACTGGCGCAGCATCCCCTACGGCCGGGCCCTGCGCGGCCAGTCCTTCCACGTCCTGGACGAGCAGGGTGCCCCGTGCCCGGTCGGTGAGGCCGGTGAACTGTTCATCGGCGGTGACGGGCTGGCCCGCGGCTACGCCGGCGATTCCGTCCAGACCGCCGAACGCTTCGCGATCCACCCGGTCCTCGGGCAGCGTCTCTATCGCACCGGCGACCTGGGCAGGTGGACGGTGGACGGGACTATTGAATTCCTCGGCCGCGCCGACCGGCAGGTGAAGATCCGGGGGCATCGCATCGAGCTGGGTGAGATCGAGTCGGTGCTGAGCCGGCATCCCGGCGTGCGGCAGTGCGTCGCCTCGTCCGTGCGGGGACCTGACGGGCGGCCGCGGCTCGTCGCCCATCTGTCACCGAAGGGAACCGCCCAGGCTCCGTCTCCCGAGGACTTGGCGGCCGCGCTGCGAGAGCGGCTGCCCGAGTACATGATCCCCAGCCGGTTCGTCGTCCTGGACCAGCTGCCGGTCACCGCCAACGGCAAGATCGACCATGCGGCCCTCCCGAGCCCGTATCGCGGGCAGGAGGTTCGCAGCGCCGGGCGGCCCGAGACCGCGGAACCCGCGGTCGCCGCCGAGCCGAGATCCGCGGCAGACGTGCCGTCGGAGGAGGCCGGTACCGAGTGGGCCGCCATCGCGCTCGACGAGGCCGCCGCGCTCGGGCTCGAGGCCGCGATCGTCCTCAGGCCCGGCGTGCTTCCCCCCGACCAGGCCCTGGAGGCGACCGCGTACTGGCTGCGACGGGTGCGGCAACTGCCCGGGTCGTCCCGCCTCGAGCCACGGATCGCCGCCGGGGGACTGGCCGAGATCGTCCAGCGTCCGGCTGCCCCGGGCACGGCAGTCGCCGGACCGGTCCCTTCTCCGGGCGCCACGGCCTCCATCGCCCCGGCCGACCCCGTGCGGGACGCCACCGTCTCCGTCCCGCCTGTCGCGCATCATGCCGACCCGGTGCGGGACCAGGCCGTGCTCGACGACGTCACGTCCGTCTTCGCGGATCTCACCGGATCCCCGGTCCAGGCGGACAGCACCTTCGCCGCCCTGGGCGCGACCTCACTCACCCTGGTCCTGGCACATCGCCGGCTCTGCCAGGGCATCGCCCCGCGACTGGCGCTGGGCGACATGTTCGCGCACGCCGACGTCGGCTCGCTCGCCGCGCGGATCAGCGAATTGCACCGCCGGACGCCTGGTGCGCAGCCTGGGACCGTTGAGGCCCCGGCGGGGGGCGGCCCGCGTCACACGGCGCCCTCGGACACCGGTACCGCCGACCTCGTAACCCAGACACGCCGGGCCTCGCGGGTCGCCGCGCGTGCCCTTGCCCGGGAGACCGCCGGATGA
- a CDS encoding baseplate J/gp47 family protein, which translates to MTEADVPNDSDPRPPRPLPTAPVSTSPIDYLHRDYAGLRRLLLDRLSLLLPGWKDRGPADPAVTLVELFAYLGDQLAYAQDAVATEAYLGTARRRVSVRRHARLLDYRMHEGAAARTWLAVQVDESMAGARLNSGTEVATDDGSVVFHTLHPVELRAARNTIEIYTADEERSVLPAGATTTTLVGSNTTLQLRAGDVLLFEEVLGSGGDPAGADPSHRWAVRLNADPLPHRVSDTDLLRVSWDQEDAPPFPLRLWRFPGGGDTTVGATVVRGNVVLAEHGALVGPEPLTPAEVPTRGRYRPRLVHTGLTHAVPYDHRQATARPATDALTIRPAEAVPVMVELKDSATSWTVVPDLLSGSRFAPECTVETDDDGRAHLRFGDGVHGRAPAPGATFTAVYRTGGGRAGNVGREALTQLAQPLRGVTVRNPMPARGGADPEPVEQVRQWAPQAFRVQQRAVTDDDYAEVAGQQPQVRQAVATRRWTGSWYTETVTVDRTGGITPDQYFRRQVGSRLERHRMAGEDVRVTAAVPVALDIVITVRVAPGHPRGEVKRALQDVFTAGQRSDGTPGFFHPDRFALGAPVHLSQVVEAAMGVHGVLWIDTDDTSPKPNRFGRWGHPPAGELRQGRIPIGPHEVARCPSDPNLPEHGRIDFVMEGGS; encoded by the coding sequence GTGACGGAAGCCGACGTCCCGAACGACTCCGATCCCCGCCCACCGCGCCCCCTGCCGACCGCACCCGTCTCCACCTCGCCGATCGACTACCTCCACCGGGACTACGCGGGGCTGCGCCGACTGCTGCTCGACCGGCTGTCGCTGCTGCTGCCCGGCTGGAAAGACCGCGGGCCCGCCGACCCGGCGGTCACCCTGGTCGAGCTCTTCGCCTACCTCGGCGACCAACTCGCCTACGCGCAGGACGCCGTGGCCACCGAGGCCTACCTCGGCACCGCCCGGCGCCGGGTCTCGGTGCGCCGCCACGCCCGGCTGCTCGACTATCGGATGCACGAAGGAGCCGCGGCCAGGACCTGGCTGGCGGTCCAGGTCGACGAATCCATGGCCGGGGCGAGACTGAACAGTGGCACCGAGGTCGCCACCGATGACGGCAGCGTGGTCTTCCACACCCTGCACCCCGTCGAACTCCGGGCCGCCCGCAACACCATCGAGATCTACACCGCGGACGAGGAACGCAGCGTCCTGCCCGCCGGAGCCACCACCACAACCCTGGTCGGCAGCAACACAACGCTCCAACTGCGCGCCGGGGACGTGCTGCTGTTCGAGGAGGTGCTCGGCAGCGGCGGCGACCCCGCCGGCGCCGATCCGTCCCACCGCTGGGCCGTACGTCTCAACGCCGACCCGCTGCCCCATCGGGTCTCCGACACCGATCTGCTGCGGGTGAGCTGGGACCAGGAGGACGCACCGCCCTTCCCCCTGCGACTGTGGCGCTTCCCCGGCGGGGGCGACACCACGGTCGGGGCCACCGTGGTCCGCGGCAACGTCGTACTGGCCGAGCACGGCGCCCTGGTCGGCCCCGAACCGCTGACCCCCGCCGAGGTGCCGACCCGGGGGCGGTACCGACCCCGGCTGGTCCACACCGGGCTGACCCATGCCGTGCCCTACGACCACCGGCAGGCCACCGCACGGCCCGCCACGGACGCACTCACGATCCGCCCCGCCGAGGCGGTGCCCGTGATGGTCGAACTGAAGGACAGTGCCACCTCCTGGACCGTGGTGCCCGATCTGCTCTCCGGCAGCCGCTTCGCACCGGAATGCACCGTGGAGACCGACGACGACGGCCGAGCCCACCTGCGCTTCGGCGACGGTGTGCACGGCCGCGCCCCCGCACCCGGGGCCACGTTCACGGCGGTCTACCGGACCGGCGGAGGACGGGCGGGCAACGTCGGCAGGGAAGCGCTCACCCAGCTGGCGCAACCCCTCCGCGGCGTCACCGTCCGCAACCCGATGCCCGCCCGGGGCGGAGCCGACCCCGAGCCGGTGGAACAGGTGCGGCAGTGGGCACCGCAGGCGTTCCGGGTCCAGCAACGGGCGGTCACCGACGACGACTACGCGGAGGTCGCCGGACAGCAACCGCAGGTCCGGCAGGCGGTCGCGACCCGGCGCTGGACCGGCTCCTGGTACACCGAGACCGTCACCGTCGACCGCACCGGCGGCATTACCCCCGACCAGTACTTCCGCCGACAGGTCGGCAGCCGTCTGGAGCGCCACCGGATGGCCGGGGAGGACGTCCGGGTGACCGCTGCCGTCCCGGTGGCGCTGGACATCGTGATCACCGTACGGGTCGCTCCCGGCCACCCCCGCGGAGAGGTCAAACGGGCCCTGCAGGACGTCTTCACCGCCGGACAGCGATCGGACGGCACACCCGGCTTCTTCCACCCCGACCGCTTCGCCCTCGGCGCGCCGGTCCATCTGAGCCAGGTGGTGGAGGCAGCCATGGGTGTGCACGGGGTGCTGTGGATCGACACCGACGACACATCACCCAAACCCAACCGCTTCGGGCGCTGGGGACACCCGCCCGCCGGGGAACTGAGGCAGGGCCGGATCCCGATCGGGCCGCACGAGGTGGCTCGCTGCCCCAGTGACCCGAACCTGCCCGAGCACGGCCGGATCGACTTCGTCATGGAAGGCGGCTCATGA
- a CDS encoding LysM domain-containing protein, producing MTDPTSRYASLDVVTATVPDGTGGSREVRCLSRRLLPMPGSAHTLAEHTVALGDRPDTIAAAALGDPTQFWRICDAHPVIHPDELTAADRIGTRIPIPFPLA from the coding sequence TTGACCGATCCGACCAGCCGGTACGCCTCGCTGGACGTGGTCACCGCCACCGTCCCGGACGGCACCGGCGGCAGCCGCGAGGTCCGCTGCCTGAGCCGCAGGCTGCTCCCCATGCCGGGCAGTGCGCACACGCTCGCCGAGCACACGGTCGCCCTCGGGGACCGACCGGACACGATCGCCGCCGCCGCTCTGGGCGACCCCACCCAGTTCTGGCGGATCTGCGACGCGCATCCGGTGATCCATCCGGACGAGCTCACCGCCGCCGACCGGATCGGAACCCGGATCCCCATCCCGTTCCCCCTGGCGTGA
- a CDS encoding GPW/gp25 family protein: protein MNIGFPFRIGPGGRTALVDEEQYIRDLIEQVLFTAPGERVNRPTFGSGLHRLVFEPTGGELATATRLMAHGALQQWLGDLVEVQAVDITAEEATLRVTVSYRTRAMDRPTAAVFTRRLPQ from the coding sequence GTGAACATCGGCTTCCCCTTCCGGATCGGCCCCGGCGGCAGGACCGCCCTGGTGGACGAGGAGCAGTACATTCGCGACCTGATCGAACAGGTGCTGTTCACCGCCCCCGGCGAACGGGTCAACCGTCCCACCTTCGGCAGCGGCCTCCACCGACTCGTATTCGAACCCACCGGCGGCGAACTGGCGACCGCGACCCGGCTCATGGCGCACGGTGCGCTCCAGCAGTGGCTGGGCGACCTCGTCGAGGTACAGGCCGTGGACATCACCGCGGAGGAGGCCACCCTCCGGGTGACGGTGAGCTACCGGACCCGCGCCATGGACCGGCCCACCGCCGCTGTGTTCACCCGGAGGCTGCCCCAGTGA